From Cryobacterium sp. GrIS_2_6:
CGCGGTGGATACAGGGGACGAGGCGACAGTCATGCGACCATCATGCCATTCCCTGCGCCGCCCCGGCTGGGTGTGTCCCATGGCCGGGGGTTCGCGCTCGCCCGACCTGGGTTCAGGCGTCGGGGCCGCCCGGGGCATCCGCTTCACTCATCGCGCCCATCGTGCTGAGGCGGATGAGCTGCCAGCCGTGCGGGACGCTCGTCAGGCGGGCGTGCCGGTCGCAGAGGTCGAAGGCATGCGGTTCACGCTCGATCGAGAGCGGGCCGAGCACGGCCATGGAGTCGCCGTAATCGAAGGTGAGCGTCGCGACGGACTCGTCCGGACAGGCGACGCGGGAGCATGGGCGGAATGACATTACCGTTCAGGCTACCCGCGTCGGCACCAGAAGTAAGATGAAGGCATGTCCCGATCCCGTCGATCTGCCGCGCCGCCGCCCGCGCCGATGCAGCGCGGAAGCGGGCGCGATCGGCACGGTCGCGGCATCCGCAGCTCGGCGACGGGGCCGTTCCTGCCCCCGCTGAACACCCGAATCGACCTGTTCGACATGACCGTCGCCTCGACCGTCGACTACCTGCGTTCGGTCTGGCCGGACCAGCTCGCCGACGTGGCCTTCGAGGTCGCGGCAGGCCCCTATTCTGTCGTTCCGGGCGTCGGCGTCGAACGCTGGGCCGTGCACGCCGCCGAACGGCGCATCGTGTTCTACCGGCTGCCGATCCAGCGCCTCACCCGGCCGCACCGCAACGACGACCTGCACCGCCGCATGGTGATCGAGAGCTGCGTCTTCCGCGCGATCGCCGAGTTGCTCGGCAAGGATCCGTGGGACCTCGCGCCCGATCGCTTCCGCCACTTCTAACAGCGCCACTTCTCACAGTGAATGCGGGCGAGCGGATGCCGCCCAAAAAGTAATTCCAAACCGATTCCGTGTCGGGGCCGAACCATTGTCAGCACCACAGACAACCACTTCCCCCACAGACACGAAGGATCACATCATGCGCACTTTCCAGAAGGCAACCGTCAGCTTCGCCGCAGCAGCCCTCCTCCTCGGAGGCCTCGCCGCCTGCTCCAGCACCGCGACCGCAGGCTCTGCAGCGTCGACCCCCTCCGCAACTTCCTCTGCCGCTCCGACGCCCGTCGCGTCGATCCCCTCCCTCAAGGGCGTCGACACGGCCGTCCTCCTCGACGGCGACTTCGCCGCTGCGCTCAAGAGCCTCGGCCTGACCGCGGGCACCGTCGGCACCGCCACCCTCACCGACGGCAGCCTGCACTTCCCGATCACCGGCGGCAACGTGAACTACTACGACCCCGCACAGAGCTACCGCCCGTTCGTCCAGGGTTCGATCAAGCACGAGGGTTCCGGCTTCTCGCTCACGGCCGGCTCGACCGTCGTCGAACTGACCAACTTCACGATCGACCCCGGCACCTCGAAGCTCTTCGGTGACGTCTCGGTCAACGGCACCTCCGCCGCCACCCAGGTCCTCCTGTTCGACCTCTACGGCGGAACCCTGAAGCCGCTGCAGATGGACGGCAACAACGCCATCCTCGAGGGCACGACCGTGCACATCTCGTCCGTCGCCGCCGGCCTGCTCAACAAGACCTTCGGAACCGACGCCGTCAAGGACCAGCTCCTCGTCGGCATCGCGAAGATCACCGTCGCCACCAAGTAACACCGCTCGACGCGGGGCCCGACCGGCCCGGTTGAATTGCGGACAAAGCACCTTCGTCGACACGACGAAGGTGCTTTGTCCGCAATTCGGCGTTAACCGGCCTGTTTCTGGGGCGGGGTGCGCTGGCGGAGGCCTAGCGCGGGGGGCGCAGGAAGCGCACGGCGCGGAGCGGCGCACCGAGCATCCGGGCCCGCACGGCGGGATCGAGCCGGACGGCCGACCCTGCGAGAACGATGACGAGAGCGGCCGTGATCGCCCAGGTGAGCTCGAGCGAAGGCAGGATCTGCCGAAGGGTGAGTGCGAGCGGGATGCCGAGCCACTCCCAGCGACCGCTGAGCGCGACGAACGGCAGCAGCAGCAGCGCGTACCACGGGTACCGCGGGCTCAGGATGAGCAGGGTGCTGCCGATCATCACGAGCTGGCCGAGCCAGGGCCGGTCGGGATCGGTCCTCCAGAACACGAGCGCCGCAATGATCACGAGCAGGCCGCCCGCGACGAAGATCGCGGCACCGCCGGGGGCCACGAGCGAGACGAGCGCGAAGCGTTTGCCGTTGTCGTAGCCCTCCTCGCTGAGATAGCCGGGCAGGTAGCCGAGCACGCCGATCCCGGTCGTGAGCACGTACGGCACGTAGAGCGCGAAGAACGTGACGACCGCGGCGAGGCCGACCTTCCAGCCCTGCCTGCGGAGCATCGCCGGGGCCGCGATCACGGGGACGAGCTTCACGGCGATCGCGATTCCGAGGGCGATGCCGCCCCGCCAATACCGGGCCCGGGTGACGAGGAGCGCCGCGGCGAGGGTGAACACCACGCCGAGCTGGTCGACATGCGAATTCGTGATCGCCTCGGAGGCCACGAGCGGGCACCACGCCCAGTACGCGGCGAACCGCGGGTCGATGCCGCGGCGCCGCATCCCGGCGAGCAGCAGCACGGTCGTTCCGAGGCTGAGCACCAGCCCGCCGAGTTGCAGCGGCCAGTAGGTCGCCGTCGGCGGCACCAGAAAGCGGATGCCCGCAAAGTAGAGCTCCGCCGCCGGCGGGTAGATCGTCGGGACGGTCGGCCGGTTGAGCGCGGTGCAGAGCACCGCGTCCGAGGCGGTCTTGTGCGTGACCACGATGCGCTGGCCCTGGCAGGTCTCCGGCACCGTACCCGACGGCACCGTCGCCGGGAACAACCACTCCGGGCGAAGGGAGTCGAGCCGGTCGTCGGCCGGGACGTAAGCGTACGGCAAGATCCCGGCGTTCTGCACGATGCCGTCCCAGGCATACCTCGCCGAGTCGGTGCTCGTATTCGGCGGCCCGATCATCGCCGCGACCCCGATGCCGAGTGACCCGGCGAGCACGAGCACCACCACCGCCCGCCCGCGCACCCCGCGCAGCAGGAACACGGCGCCGGCGAACAGCACCCAGAGGGCCCCGGTGCAGACCAGGAGGGGGACCGTGTCCCGCGTCGGTTGGAAGAGCGAGAAGACCAGTACGCAGTACCCGGTCAGTGTCGCACTCGCGGCCAGGAGGAGGGAGATGATCGTAATGCGCACGTGGCCATCCTGTCGGAGTTCCGCGGCGAGCGCCGCAGAATCCCGGTTCGGAGAGCCGAACGGACCCATCCCGTCACGGAACCGTAAGGTGTCGACCCGCCCGCGCGCATCCGCTGGATGGTCCAATGGAACATGCGCCAAGTGATGTACGAAGCCCAGCGAGCGCTGGCCTCCCCCGTGCGAAACCCGCGGTTGGCGACCGTGATCGGTCGGCTGCTCGGGCTCGCCTTCGTGCTGTGCTTCGGCACCGGGCTGTACAGCCATTTTCTGCAGGAGCCGCTGCCGGGCATGCACTTCGCGACCCGGCCGGAGCTGCTGTACCAGTTCACCCAGGGCACCCACATCATCGCGGGCATCGCCTGCTTCCCGCTGCTGCTCGCGAAGCTGTACGTCGTCTTCCCCGACCTGTTCCAGCAGCCGCCGGTGAAATCGTTCCTCAATGTCCTCGAACGCGCGTCGATCGCCCTGTTCGTGGGCGCCTCGCTCGTGCAGATCACGATCGGCCTGCTCAACACCTACCAGTGGTACCCGTGGCCGTTCCCGTTCCGGGAGACGCACTTCGCGCTCGGCTGGGTGCTGATCGGATCGCTCGCCCTGCACATCGGCATCAAGCTGCCCATCATCGCCCGGGTCTGGCGCAAACAAGCCGACGATGGCTCCGGCGACGACGATCACCTGACGGATGCCGTCGCCCGCGACCGCGCGGCGATGCCAGAGGCCGTTCGCCTGTTCGGTTCGAGCCGCCCGACCGGGGTCACCGGCCGGCTGCTCGCCTGGATCGACGCGACACCGGGCCTTCGGGCGGACGCCACTGCGGCACGCGCGCCGTCAGGGCCCGACACAGGATCCGACGCCGCTCCCCGGGACGACACGGGCGACGCAGCGCGCACGGCTCGCACGCACCTCAGCCGGCGCGGCTTCCTCACGACGGTCGGGGTGAGCGTCGGCACTGTCGTCGTGCTGACCGCCGGGCAGACGGTCGCCCCGCTTGACGCGGTCAATGCCTTCGCACCGCGGAAGAAGGGCGTCGGTCAACAGGAGGTGCCGGTCAACCGCACCTCGAAGCAGGCAGATGTGGCCGCGGACGCCCTCGCGGCCGGCTGGGTGCTGACGGTGGCGCACGCCGGGGTGGAGCGCAGCTTCAGCCGGTCCGAACTCCTCGCCATGCCCCAGACCGAGGTCGAGCTGCCGATCGCCTGCGTCGAGGGCTGGAGCCAGCTGGCGCGGTGGCGCGGGGTTCGCTTGAGCGAACTGGCCGATCTGGTGTCGGCGGATGCCGCGGCATCCTTTCGCCTGACCAGTCTCGAGAAGAAGGGCGGGTACCGCCAGACCACGATGGGGTCGGAGTACGTGCGCGACCCGCTCACGCTCGTCGCTCTCGAGCTCAACGGGGAGACCCTCGACCTCGAGCACGGCTACCCGGCCCGGATGATCGCCCCCGGGCGGCCCGGGGTGCTGCAAACCAAATGGCTGAGCCGGATCGAGGCGATGGACGCATGAGTACCGCACGCACTGCAGGGAACCGAAGCGTCGAAGCATCCGGAGCCGGCGAACTGGGGCCGGCGCTCCGCGTCACGCGGATCGTGCTGATCACGCTCGGCCTCGCGGGCCTCGCCTGGGGCGCCTACGTACTGGTCGACAGCGTGAAGCCCGCGCGGATTCCCGGTATCGTCCTGTGGATGGGCGCGGCGATCGTGCTGCACGACGGGGTGATCTCGCCGCTCGTATTCTTCTGCGGGATCCTGCTGCGCCGCGCCGGCCACCGGATCAGCGGAACGGTCATCCTCGTCCTGCAGGGAGCGCTCGTGGTCGGCTCCGTCATGAGCCTCATCGTGGTGCCGTTGCTGATCGCCCAGTCGCGCGGCACCGGCAACCCGACGGTGTTGCCCCTCGACTACGGCGTGAACTTCGCCGTGTTCTGGGCAGCTGTCGCCGTCGTGACCGCGGCCGTGTCGTTCGCGCTCTACGCGCGGGGCCGGCGGCGGCTGCGCTGACGCGCGTCGCGGGTGCGGATGCCCGGGGAAGGCGCTGCGCCCATCTCGGTTGACGCGGGTCTCGCGGGCGCGGGTGTCGCGCGGTTGCGCGGATAGTGGATCGCGCGCAACGGCGGAACCCACGCGGTCGGTCGGGTCCAGGCGTGGTCTCGGAGAGGCCTAGGCGTGGAGGAGGCGGGCGAACCAGCGCCCGTCCAGGCGCCAGTCGTGCGCGACCCGGAGCCCCGCGTCGGCGGCATGGCCGGCGAGGGCGTCGACGCCGACCTCCGCCCAGGGGAAGACGTCGCTGAGGAGTCCGGAGGCATCCTCGAGCCGG
This genomic window contains:
- a CDS encoding metallopeptidase family protein, translating into MSRSRRSAAPPPAPMQRGSGRDRHGRGIRSSATGPFLPPLNTRIDLFDMTVASTVDYLRSVWPDQLADVAFEVAAGPYSVVPGVGVERWAVHAAERRIVFYRLPIQRLTRPHRNDDLHRRMVIESCVFRAIAELLGKDPWDLAPDRFRHF
- a CDS encoding glycosyltransferase family 87 protein — translated: MRITIISLLLAASATLTGYCVLVFSLFQPTRDTVPLLVCTGALWVLFAGAVFLLRGVRGRAVVVLVLAGSLGIGVAAMIGPPNTSTDSARYAWDGIVQNAGILPYAYVPADDRLDSLRPEWLFPATVPSGTVPETCQGQRIVVTHKTASDAVLCTALNRPTVPTIYPPAAELYFAGIRFLVPPTATYWPLQLGGLVLSLGTTVLLLAGMRRRGIDPRFAAYWAWCPLVASEAITNSHVDQLGVVFTLAAALLVTRARYWRGGIALGIAIAVKLVPVIAAPAMLRRQGWKVGLAAVVTFFALYVPYVLTTGIGVLGYLPGYLSEEGYDNGKRFALVSLVAPGGAAIFVAGGLLVIIAALVFWRTDPDRPWLGQLVMIGSTLLILSPRYPWYALLLLPFVALSGRWEWLGIPLALTLRQILPSLELTWAITAALVIVLAGSAVRLDPAVRARMLGAPLRAVRFLRPPR
- a CDS encoding molybdopterin-dependent oxidoreductase; translation: MYEAQRALASPVRNPRLATVIGRLLGLAFVLCFGTGLYSHFLQEPLPGMHFATRPELLYQFTQGTHIIAGIACFPLLLAKLYVVFPDLFQQPPVKSFLNVLERASIALFVGASLVQITIGLLNTYQWYPWPFPFRETHFALGWVLIGSLALHIGIKLPIIARVWRKQADDGSGDDDHLTDAVARDRAAMPEAVRLFGSSRPTGVTGRLLAWIDATPGLRADATAARAPSGPDTGSDAAPRDDTGDAARTARTHLSRRGFLTTVGVSVGTVVVLTAGQTVAPLDAVNAFAPRKKGVGQQEVPVNRTSKQADVAADALAAGWVLTVAHAGVERSFSRSELLAMPQTEVELPIACVEGWSQLARWRGVRLSELADLVSADAAASFRLTSLEKKGGYRQTTMGSEYVRDPLTLVALELNGETLDLEHGYPARMIAPGRPGVLQTKWLSRIEAMDA
- a CDS encoding DUF3499 family protein, which gives rise to MSFRPCSRVACPDESVATLTFDYGDSMAVLGPLSIEREPHAFDLCDRHARLTSVPHGWQLIRLSTMGAMSEADAPGGPDA